A window of Bacteroidota bacterium genomic DNA:
ACTTTTTTATCTTCTGTATTGTGATTCTTGATAATATTCACAATTCTTCGTTTTGTGCTTCTGTCGGCTTTCATCAGTGAATAGATCAAAGGCAAAGTCATTTTACTTTCCTTGATGTCTATTCCGGTAGGTTTTCCTATTACACCATCAGGACCGTAATCGAACAAATCATCTTTGATCTGAAATGCCATTCCAATCAATTCACCAAACTCATGCATTTTATTCACTACATCCTGCGAAGAGCCTGCTGATGCTGCGCCACTGGCACAACAAGACGCGATCAAAGAAGCAGTTTTCTGTCTGATGATCTCGTAATAAATATCTTCACTGATGTCGAGCTTTCTTGCTTTTTCAATCTGTAGCAATTCTCCTTCACTCATGACACGAACTGCTTCGGAAACGATGTCAAGGAAATTGTAATCTTTGTGCTTGACAGAAAGTAAAAGTCCTTTGCTTAATAAATAATCACCGACTAAAACAGCGATCTTGTTTTTCCAAAGTGCATTGATAGAAAAAAATCCGCGACGTTCGTTTGAATCGTCAACAACATCATCGTGAACAAGTGTTGCAGTATGCAAAAGTTCGATGAGAGTAGCTGCTCTGTGTGTCGTCTCATTTATCCCGCCGCAAAGTCCGGCAGATAAGAATACAAACATCGGTCGCATCTGCTTTCCTTTTCGCTTCACAATGTAATGCGTGATGCGATCCAGTAACGGAACCTGACTCTTCATTGATGCCCGGAATTTATTTTCAAATTCGTCCATCACGGAAGAGATCGGTGCTTTTATTTCATCTAATTGCGACACAAATTATTTTTCTTCTAATTGAATAAAAATTATTTTTTCAATTTTACTACAGCATGCTCATTCTTATTGGCCAATTGCCCGCATGCTGCATCAATATCTTTCCCTCTTGACCTCCGTAAATTTACTATAATACCTCTGTCGGCAAGATAGGAGTAGAACGATTTCATTTTATCGTCGCTGGTATTTTCAAATTCATTTCCGTCGATCTGATTGTACTCGATAAGATTTACTTTCGCTTTCACTCTTCTGCAAAATTCTTCCAGTTCCTGTGCATCGATGAGCTCATCATTAAAACCATTGAAGACAATGTATTCAAATGTTACTCTGCTTCCTGTTTTATCTCCAAAATGATTCAAAGCATCTGCTAATGCATCCAATGAATTACTTTCGTTGATCGGCATGATCTTATTCCGCTTCTCATCATTTGCAGCATGTAATGATAATGCCAGATTGAATTTCACTTCATCATCTCCGAGTTTATGAATCATTTTCGCAATACCTGCTGTACTGACCGTAATTCTTTTCGGAGCCATATTCAATCCGTCGCCGGCTGTAATACGTT
This region includes:
- a CDS encoding polyprenyl synthetase family protein, producing MSQLDEIKAPISSVMDEFENKFRASMKSQVPLLDRITHYIVKRKGKQMRPMFVFLSAGLCGGINETTHRAATLIELLHTATLVHDDVVDDSNERRGFFSINALWKNKIAVLVGDYLLSKGLLLSVKHKDYNFLDIVSEAVRVMSEGELLQIEKARKLDISEDIYYEIIRQKTASLIASCCASGAASAGSSQDVVNKMHEFGELIGMAFQIKDDLFDYGPDGVIGKPTGIDIKESKMTLPLIYSLMKADRSTKRRIVNIIKNHNTEDKKVKEVISFVKSSGGMEYATQKMQEYQARAFVVLDTFPDSVFKNSLRDLVKYTTERNH
- the rlmN gene encoding 23S rRNA (adenine(2503)-C(2))-methyltransferase RlmN, encoding MQNIRHLSQEEITNWFITNAEKPFRAKQVWEWLWKKSARSFAEMTNLSQALREKLEANFVLNAVSIDTFQVSRDRTIKNAFKLYDGNIVEGVLIPTETRMTACVSSQVGCSLTCKFCATGKLERLRNLTADEIYDQVAIIREQSEKNYGIPLSNIVYMGMGEPLLNYTNVLKSIERITAGDGLNMAPKRITVSTAGIAKMIHKLGDDEVKFNLALSLHAANDEKRNKIMPINESNSLDALADALNHFGDKTGSRVTFEYIVFNGFNDELIDAQELEEFCRRVKAKVNLIEYNQIDGNEFENTSDDKMKSFYSYLADRGIIVNLRRSRGKDIDAACGQLANKNEHAVVKLKK